One window of Nymphaea colorata isolate Beijing-Zhang1983 chromosome 11, ASM883128v2, whole genome shotgun sequence genomic DNA carries:
- the LOC116264687 gene encoding phosphoglycerate kinase, chloroplastic: MAKRSVGDLTEADLRGKRVFVRVDLNVPLDDHQRITDDTRIRASIPTIKYLVDRGAKVILASHLGRPKGVTPKYSLLPLVPRLSELLGFRVERAEDCIGAEVEKQVASLPEGRVLLLENVRFYKEEEKNDPEFAKKLASLADLYVNDAFGTAHRAHASTEGVAKFLKPSVAGFLMQKELDYLVGAVSNPKRPFAAIVGGSKVSTKIGVIESLLGKVEVLILGGGMIFTFYKAQGLSVGSSLVEEDKLDLATSLLEKAKAKGVSLLLPADVVIANKFAADAESKIVPASEIPDGWMGLDVGPDSIKSFSEVLETTQTVIWNGPMGVFEFEKFAVGTEAIAKKLAEITGKGVTTIIGGGDSVAAVEKAGLADKMSHISTGGGASLELLEGKMLPGVLALDDA, translated from the exons ATGGCGAAGAGGAGCGTGGGAGATCTGACCGAGGCCGACCTGAGGGGGAAGAGGGTGTTCGTGAGGGTGGACCTGAACGTGCCGCTTGACGACCACCAGAGGATTACAGATGACACCAGGATCAGGGCCTCCATCCCCACCATCAAGTACCTTGTCGATCGTGGCGCCAAGGTCATCCTTGCCAGCCATCTG GGACGTCCAAAGGGTGTTACGCCAAAGTACAGCTTGCTCCCCCTTGTTCCGAGATTGTCTGAACTTCTTGGCTTCCGA GTTGAAAGAGCTGAGGACTGCATTGGTGCAGAGGTGGAGAAGCAGGTGGCTTCTCTTCCGGAGGGACGTGTTTTGCTTCTTGAGAATGTCAGGTTCtacaaggaggaagaaaagaacgACCCTGAGTTTGCTAAGAAATTAGCTTCACTTGCAGACCTTTATGTAAATGACGCCTTCGGTACAGCACACAGAGCACATGCTTCAACAGAGGGTgttgcaaaatttttgaagcCTTCTGTTGCTGGGTTTCTTATGCAGAAG GAATTGGATTATCTGGTTGGTGCTGTTTCCAATCCGAAGAGACCATTTGCCGCTATAGTCGGTGGCTCAAAAGTGTCGACTAAGATCGGTGTCATCGAGTCTTTGCTCGGGAAGGTCGAAGTTCTCATTCTCGGGGGAGGAATGATCTTCACTTTCTACAAGGCACAAGGTCTATCTGTGGGATCATCACTTGTGGAGGAAGACAAGCTGGATCTTGCAACCTCACTTCTTGAGAAAGCCAAGGCCAAAGGTGTATCTCTTCTATTGCCTGCCGATGTTGTGATTGCCAACAAATTTGCTGCCGACGCAGAGAGCAAG ATTGTTCCAGCTTCTGAAATACCCGATGGTTGGATGGGGCTTGATGTTGGTCCTGATTCAATCAAATCATTCAGTGAAGTCCTGGAGACTACCCAGACTGTGATCTGGAACGGCCCCATGGGAGTTTTTGAGTTTGAGAAATTTGCAGTTGGTACAGAG GCTATTGCTAAGAAGCTCGCAGAGATCACTGGGAAGGGAGTAACCACAATCATCGGCGGTGGTGACTCGGTTGCAGCTGTCGAGAAAGCAGGCCTTGCCGATAAAATGAGCCACATCTCCACTGGAGGCGGTGCTAGCCTCGAGCTGTTGGAGGGTAAAATGCTTCCAGGAGTCCTTGCCCTTGACGATGCTTGA